A genomic region of Actinomycetota bacterium contains the following coding sequences:
- a CDS encoding choice-of-anchor P family protein → MKRLIRPRKVAIFSLFCITAMLISPTSALADIDEARGGGFALSADVLGLITIPPTPDVTFTATEPDDGFDEVADVVGPVNVLGAATAGVLHVESQASGVFGENHDATVRSEASAADVVVAPLTNGITVEAVSSTCVSNGDGSSGITEIVDLRVGGNPITIPSTAPNTTIDILGLATIVINEQFESNVPGVGTGITVNALHITLLGGAGDIIVAQSRCLLAGPDVLLPQVPTLTVDKTPLTPTLPAPGGAFPIRVQVTNTSSEAVSLISLIDDVNGNLDGQGTCDTPATIAPGATYTCQFTETFTGVAGATQTDTVTATVVDIGGDVNPPASASDSATVAITAVVGDVPAISVTKTAVPETLSAPGGTFTYNIRVTNTGAEAVSVTGLTDNIYGNLDTRAGSTCDVPRTLAAGAFYDCSFTGPFTGVAGATLTDTVTATAVDLDGDNNTVTATDTATVTIVAGDVPAIQVDKTVTPGSLPAPGGNFTFTVTVNNTGAEQVSLTGLVDDVYGNLDGQGTCDVPATISAGGNYSCSFIGNFTGVAGATETDTVTATAVDTDGDNNTVTDTDTATVSIQGAGSTIRVEKSASPSSRPEPGGNFTFTVRVVNTGSAPVTILTINDSVYGNLATRAGSTCGTLINTSVAVGASASCTFTVTFTGDAGDTETNTVTVTGTGITATAGSATISITNGAPMIRVAKDATPTSRPEPGGTFTFKVTVSNLTGEQVVISSITDDKHGDLNGKGTCDNGAVLAANTSYVCEFDAEFTGVAGDSETDIVTVTVVDDEGTSSSAQGDATVNITEAGTAVPRIIVNNISGVTCTSNATTTASSGEFRIAQVNINNNTSCVSSATATGGTAAKPTPPPASTTVPKTLARTGQDAARLIALAAALMALGYLLMKASPKRRPGDNGA, encoded by the coding sequence GTGAAACGACTGATCCGGCCTCGCAAGGTCGCAATATTTTCTCTCTTCTGCATCACAGCAATGTTGATCAGCCCGACGTCCGCCCTGGCGGACATCGACGAGGCCAGAGGTGGAGGGTTCGCCCTGTCCGCCGATGTCCTGGGCCTGATCACCATTCCTCCCACACCGGACGTGACCTTCACCGCTACCGAGCCCGACGACGGGTTCGACGAGGTGGCCGACGTGGTCGGCCCGGTCAACGTGCTCGGCGCCGCCACGGCGGGCGTTCTGCACGTGGAGTCCCAGGCGTCCGGCGTGTTCGGCGAGAACCACGACGCCACCGTGAGGTCGGAGGCCAGCGCGGCCGATGTCGTCGTAGCCCCACTGACGAACGGCATCACCGTCGAAGCCGTCTCGTCGACCTGCGTCTCCAACGGCGACGGCTCCTCCGGAATCACCGAGATCGTCGACCTTCGGGTGGGCGGCAACCCGATCACCATTCCGAGCACCGCACCGAACACCACCATCGACATCCTCGGCCTGGCCACCATTGTCATCAACGAGCAGTTCGAGTCGAACGTCCCCGGCGTGGGCACCGGCATCACCGTCAACGCCCTGCACATCACCCTGCTGGGCGGAGCGGGCGACATCATCGTCGCCCAGTCCCGCTGCCTGCTGGCCGGCCCGGACGTCCTGCTTCCGCAGGTGCCGACCCTGACGGTCGACAAGACGCCTCTGACCCCCACCCTCCCGGCCCCCGGCGGCGCCTTCCCGATCCGGGTTCAGGTCACGAACACCTCCTCTGAAGCCGTATCCCTCATCTCCCTGATCGACGACGTCAACGGCAACCTCGACGGACAGGGCACGTGCGACACGCCCGCCACGATCGCTCCGGGGGCGACGTATACCTGCCAGTTCACCGAGACCTTCACCGGCGTTGCCGGCGCAACGCAGACCGACACGGTCACAGCCACCGTCGTGGACATCGGAGGCGACGTCAACCCGCCAGCTTCCGCCAGCGACAGCGCGACCGTCGCCATCACCGCGGTTGTCGGCGACGTTCCGGCAATCAGCGTCACCAAGACGGCGGTGCCGGAAACGCTCTCCGCTCCCGGGGGCACGTTCACCTACAACATCCGGGTGACCAACACCGGAGCCGAGGCAGTAAGCGTCACCGGCCTGACCGACAACATCTACGGCAACCTGGACACCCGGGCGGGCAGCACCTGTGACGTTCCCCGGACGCTTGCGGCCGGCGCGTTCTACGACTGCTCGTTCACCGGGCCGTTCACCGGTGTCGCGGGAGCCACCCTGACCGACACGGTCACTGCAACCGCAGTGGATCTGGACGGCGACAACAACACCGTCACCGCCACGGACACCGCAACGGTGACCATCGTCGCCGGCGATGTGCCTGCGATCCAGGTCGACAAGACCGTGACCCCCGGCAGCCTCCCGGCTCCGGGAGGCAACTTCACCTTCACGGTGACGGTCAACAACACCGGCGCCGAGCAGGTCAGCCTTACCGGCCTGGTCGACGACGTCTACGGCAACCTGGACGGCCAGGGCACCTGTGACGTGCCCGCCACCATCAGCGCCGGCGGGAACTACAGCTGCAGCTTCATCGGCAACTTCACCGGTGTAGCCGGCGCCACCGAGACCGACACGGTCACTGCGACCGCGGTCGACACCGACGGCGACAACAACACCGTCACCGACACCGACACCGCCACCGTTTCCATCCAGGGTGCCGGGTCGACCATCCGGGTCGAGAAGTCGGCAAGCCCCTCCAGCCGTCCCGAGCCCGGCGGCAACTTCACCTTCACCGTCCGGGTGGTCAACACGGGCAGCGCACCGGTGACGATCCTGACCATCAACGACAGCGTCTACGGGAACCTGGCCACCAGGGCGGGCTCCACGTGCGGGACGCTGATCAACACCAGCGTGGCCGTCGGCGCAAGCGCAAGCTGCACCTTCACCGTCACCTTCACCGGCGACGCAGGTGACACCGAGACCAACACGGTCACGGTCACCGGCACCGGGATCACCGCCACCGCAGGTTCGGCGACCATCAGCATCACCAACGGTGCCCCGATGATCCGGGTGGCCAAGGACGCAACCCCCACCAGCCGTCCCGAGCCGGGCGGAACCTTCACCTTCAAAGTGACGGTCTCCAACCTCACCGGGGAGCAGGTGGTGATCTCCTCGATCACCGACGACAAACACGGCGACCTCAACGGCAAGGGAACGTGTGACAACGGCGCAGTGCTAGCGGCCAACACGTCCTACGTCTGCGAGTTCGACGCCGAGTTCACCGGCGTGGCCGGCGACTCGGAGACCGACATCGTGACGGTGACCGTCGTAGACGACGAAGGCACCTCCTCGAGCGCCCAGGGGGACGCTACGGTGAACATCACCGAGGCGGGGACCGCGGTCCCGAGGATCATCGTCAACAACATCAGCGGCGTGACCTGCACGAGCAACGCCACCACCACGGCCAGCTCGGGCGAGTTCAGGATCGCCCAGGTCAACATCAACAACAACACCTCGTGTGTCTCGTCGGCCACGGCGACCGGCGGTACGGCCGCCAAGCCCACCCCGCCACCGGCGTCGACCACGGTGCCGAAGACGCTGGCCCGAACCGGGCAGGACGCGGCCCGGCTCATAGCCCTGGCGGCGGCCCTGATGGCACTCGGCTACCTGTTGATGAAGGCCAGCCCCAAGCGGAGGCCGGGGGACAACGGCGCCTGA